The proteins below are encoded in one region of Mya arenaria isolate MELC-2E11 chromosome 15, ASM2691426v1:
- the LOC128219012 gene encoding GTPase IMAP family member 7-like: MEKRLKIVVLGLSGKGKSATGNTILDKNVFESKISQNTVTHNCCSGKSSIVVDGELVEVQVVDTPGLFDGETKLGDIGLELLRGLEICPHPDAFLIVLEIGRITDLDILQFSALSCIFGYEIFDHSIIVFTHGDKLKQSEYDAYLRSSKIQEYAEDCGNRVAIIENSKPIVGRNAEPLLRLIKDLSGKQVPFELLNKDARVSAFKSLASTYDESHSAAKEVKKLNTMMLKTIKEEERKQKEEEMKRALDEEREKAEKEKKRALHEERERAKKEKERALDKERENADENMRRASEEKNQAVSSQRLTDAAKIICAELCFFAVTKGVGMIIGKK; this comes from the coding sequence ATGGAGAAAAGACTTAAAATAGTCGTTTTAGGTTTAAGTGGAAAAGGAAAGAGTGCTACTGGTAATACGATACTTGACAAAAACGTTTTCGAAAGTAAAATATCGCAGAATACAGTAACACATAACTGTTGCAGTGGAAAATCATCCATCGTTGTTGATGGAGAACTTGTTGAAGTTCAAGTGGTGGACACACCTGGTCTTTTTGACGGTGAAACAAAACTTGGAGATATTGGGCTTGAACTCTTACGAGGGCTGGAAATATGTCCACATCCAGATGCGTTTCTGATTGTTTTGGAAATTGGAAGAATCACCGATCTGGATATTTTGCAGTTTTCTGCCCTCTCTTGTATTTTTGGATACGAGATATTCGATCATTCCATTATCGTGTTTACGCATGGCGATAAGCTTAAACAATCAGAGTACGATGCATATTTACGAAGTTCTAAGATCCAAGAGTATGCAGAGGATTGCGGCAATAGAGTGGCAATAATAGAAAACAGTAAACCAATAGTGGGTAGAAATGCTGAGCCACTTTTGAGGTTAATCAAAGACCTAAGCGGCAAACAGGTGCCTTTCGAGCTTCTGAACAAAGATGCACGCGTATCAGCTTTTAAAAGCTTAGCATCAACATATGACGAAAGCCATTCAGCCGCAAAAGAAGTCAAAAAGCTGAACACAATGATgctcaaaacaataaaagaagAAGAGCGGAAACAAAAAGAGGAAGAAATGAAGCGTGCACTAGATGAAGAGCGGGAAAAAGCCGAGAAAGAAAAAAAGCGTGCATTACATGAAGAGCGGGAAAGAGCCAAGAAAGAAAAGGAGCGTGCATTAGATAAAGAGCGGGAAAATGCAGACGAAAACATGAGGCGTGCTTCAGAAGAAAAGAATCAAGCCGTTTCATCACAAAGATTGACAGATGCAGCCAAAATTATTTGTGCAGAATTATGTTTCTTTGCAGTAACGAAAGGTGTGGGAATGatcattggaaaaaaataa